One part of the Drosophila teissieri strain GT53w chromosome 3R, Prin_Dtei_1.1, whole genome shotgun sequence genome encodes these proteins:
- the LOC122620428 gene encoding vesicular acetylcholine transporter produces MASFQIPVINLEVREVKDIVWEKIQEPVNQRRLILVIVSIALLLDNMLYMVIVPIIPDYLREIGSFDDGPTPPPLRDNITGKIIPVHHDHHGQDSATGILFASKAIVQLMVNPFSGGLIDKIGYDLPMMIGLTIMFFSTAVFACGSSYSVLFFARSLQGAGSAFADTAGLAMIADRFTEENERSQALGIALAFISFGCLVAPPFGGALYQFAGKEVPFLILALVCLLDGLMLLLVMKPVKEAIKQSKDVQDQVIPIWRLLMDPYIAVCAGALTMSNVALAFLEPTISLWMEDNMTTDNWKIGMVWLPAFFPHVLGVVITVKMARKYPQHQWLMAAGGLALEGFSCFIIPFCSGYKMLMLPICVICFGIALIDTALLPTLGYLVDVRYVSVYGSIYAIADISYSIAYAVGPIIAGGVVEAIGFTALNFMIAFSNLAYVPVLRKLRNIYDFKPFENEANILMQDPPNKEYQTYVMHDQKPVAGGVKNHLEYGQQYQQEQETNLDDQQYEYQQQQGYQQGYQQDQGYQPGYQEQGGSYAPQGQPRVANPFQQQQQQQQQQQQVQSRGPAAPANPFRQGF; encoded by the coding sequence ATGGCCTCATTCCAAATACCTGTTATCAACCTGGAGGTGCGCGAGGTCAAGGACATCGTGTGGGAGAAGATCCAGGAGCCGGTGAACCAGCGACGCCTCATCCTCGTGATTGTATCGATAGCCCTGCTGCTGGACAACATGCTGTACATGGTGATAGTGCCGATCATACCCGACTATTTAAGAGAGATTGGCAGCTTCGATGACGGGCCGACGCCCCCGCCTTTGAGGGATAATATCACGGGAAAGATCATACCCGTGCATCACGATCATCACGGGCAGGACTCCGCAACGGGCATCCTATTCGCCTCGAAGGCCATCGTCCAGCTGATGGTGAATCCCTTCTCGGGCGGCCTCATCGACAAGATCGGCTACGATTTGCCCATGATGATCGGCCTGACCATCATGTTCTTCTCCACGGCAGTCTTTGCTTGTGGCAGCAGCTACAGTGTCCTGTTCTTCGCCCGATCCCTGCAGGGAGCTGGTTCCGCCTTTGCGGACACCGCCGGATTGGCCATGATAGCCGATCGGTTCACCGAGGAAAACGAGCGATCACAGGCCCTGGGCATTGCGCTGGCCTTCATCAGTTTCGGATGCCTGGTGGCGCCTCCGTTTGGCGGGGCGCTCTACCAGTTCGCCGGAAAGGAAGTGCCCTTCCTGATCCTAGCACTGGTGTGTCTACTGGACgggctgatgctgctgctggtgatgaaACCGGTCAAGGAGGCGATAAAGCAAAGTAAGGACGTGCAGGACCAAGTAATACCCATCTGGCGCCTGCTGATGGACCCCTACATTGCCGTCTGTGCCGGCGCCCTGACCATGTCCAATGTGGCGCTTGCCTTCCTGGAGCCAACCATCTCGCTGTGGATGGAGGACAACATGACCACGGACAACTGGAAGATCGGCATGGTCTGGCTGCCCGCCTTCTTTCCACACGTGCTGGGCGTGGTCATTACGGTGAAGATGGCCCGGAAGTATCCGCAGCACCAGTGGCTAATGGCCGCCGGTGGATTGGCCTTGGAGGGCTTCTCCTGCTTCATCATACCGTTCTGCAGCGGCTACAAGATGCTCATGCTGCCCATCTGTGTGATCTGCTTCGGAATTGCCCTAATAGACACGGCTCTGCTGCCCACACTCGGTTATCTGGTGGATGTGCGATATGTGTCGGTGTACGGCAGTATCTATGCCATAGCGGATATATCCTATTCGATCGCCTACGCCGTAGGGCCCATTATCGCCGGCGGAGTGGTGGAGGCCATCGGTTTTACGGCTCTCAACTTCATGATAGCCTTCTCGAATCTGGCCTATGTGCCCGTTCTGCGAAAGCTACGCAACATCTACGACTTCAAGCCCTTCGAGAATGAGGCTAACATCCTGATGCAGGACCCGCCCAACAAGGAGTACCAGACCTATGTGATGCACGACCAGAAACCAGTGGCGGGTGGTGTCAAGAACCACCTGGAGTACGGCCAGCAGTAtcaacaggagcaggagacCAATCTCGATGACCAGCAGTACGagtaccagcagcagcagggatACCAGCAAGGATATCAGCAGGATCAGGGCTACCAGCCGGGCTATCAGGAGCAGGGCGGCAGCTACGCCCCGCAAGGTCAGCCCCGCGTGGCCAATCccttccagcagcagcaacagcagcagcaacaacagcagcaggtcCAAAGCAGAGGTCCTGCCGCCCCAGCGAATCCCTTTAGGCAAGGATTTTAA